In Natronococcus occultus SP4, the following proteins share a genomic window:
- a CDS encoding (R)-citramalate synthase codes for MTTTPEQTIAADRTVRLLDTTLRDGEQAPGVSLSPDEKVEIARGLERAGVAVIEAGSACTGAGERQAISRVTDLDLDARVTSFCRGMRGDVDLALECDVDGVHIVVPASDRHVEGKVGTSREDNLAKTADLVEYATDHDLWVEVIGEDGSRADLDYLEELMGTALDAGADRTCFADTVGHTGPERTAEAVSRLAELGPVSAHTHDDLGLGVANAISAVSAGADLVHCTVNGLGERAGNVALEEVAIALAHVYDVETAELEELYDLAQRVSRATGVPLPPNKAVIGENAFTHESGIHTDGTLKDDKMYEPYAPETVGRERRLALGKHTGRAGVTATLEEHGVEADDDEVAEIATRVTELGDRGRRVTDADLLAIAEDVTGDDRERVVELLDLNATSGGAVPTASIRLAVEGEERVASGTGSGPVDAAVSAVREALGSMADAELESYHVDAVTGGTDAVVTVEVTMVRDDRSVTVARSEADITRASVEAMVDALDRLLGRDTQPLAPADD; via the coding sequence GTGACTACGACTCCGGAGCAGACGATCGCAGCCGACCGTACAGTGCGCCTTCTCGATACGACGCTTCGCGACGGCGAACAAGCCCCGGGTGTCTCGCTTTCGCCCGACGAGAAAGTCGAGATCGCCCGTGGGCTCGAGCGAGCCGGCGTCGCCGTCATCGAGGCCGGCAGCGCCTGTACCGGCGCGGGCGAACGACAGGCGATCTCACGGGTGACCGATCTCGACCTCGACGCCCGCGTGACGAGCTTCTGTCGGGGGATGAGAGGCGACGTCGACCTCGCGCTCGAGTGTGACGTCGACGGCGTCCATATCGTCGTCCCCGCCAGCGACCGCCACGTCGAGGGGAAGGTCGGTACCTCCCGCGAGGACAACCTCGCGAAGACGGCCGACCTCGTCGAGTACGCCACCGACCACGACCTGTGGGTCGAGGTCATCGGCGAGGACGGCTCCCGGGCCGATCTGGACTACCTCGAGGAGCTGATGGGGACGGCTCTCGATGCGGGCGCCGATCGAACGTGTTTCGCCGACACCGTCGGCCATACGGGTCCCGAGCGCACCGCCGAGGCCGTCTCCCGGCTCGCCGAGCTCGGCCCCGTCAGCGCCCACACCCACGACGATCTGGGTCTGGGCGTCGCGAACGCGATCTCGGCGGTCTCCGCGGGTGCGGATCTGGTCCACTGCACCGTCAACGGACTCGGCGAGCGGGCCGGTAACGTCGCCCTGGAAGAGGTCGCGATCGCGCTGGCACACGTCTACGACGTCGAGACCGCCGAACTCGAGGAGCTGTACGACCTCGCACAACGGGTCTCGCGGGCAACGGGCGTGCCGCTACCGCCGAACAAGGCCGTCATCGGCGAGAACGCCTTCACCCACGAGAGCGGGATCCACACCGACGGGACCCTGAAGGACGACAAGATGTACGAGCCCTACGCGCCCGAGACGGTCGGGCGCGAGCGACGGCTCGCACTGGGGAAACACACCGGGCGAGCGGGCGTCACGGCGACCCTCGAGGAACACGGCGTCGAGGCCGACGACGACGAGGTCGCCGAAATCGCCACCCGCGTCACCGAGCTCGGTGACCGCGGTCGCCGCGTTACGGACGCAGACCTGCTTGCGATCGCCGAGGACGTCACGGGCGACGACCGCGAGCGCGTCGTCGAACTGCTGGACCTGAACGCGACCAGCGGGGGTGCGGTCCCGACCGCGAGCATCCGCCTCGCGGTCGAGGGCGAGGAGCGGGTCGCCAGCGGCACCGGCTCCGGCCCCGTCGACGCCGCCGTCTCCGCGGTTCGGGAAGCGCTGGGTTCGATGGCCGACGCCGAACTCGAGTCCTACCACGTCGACGCCGTCACCGGCGGGACCGACGCCGTCGTCACCGTCGAGGTGACGATGGTCCGGGACGACCGCTCGGTCACGGTCGCCCGCAGCGAGGCCGACATCACGCGAGCTAGCGTCGAGGCGATGGTCGACGCGCTCGATCGGCTGCTCGGACGGGACACGCAGCCGCTCGCACCGGCCGACGACTGA
- a CDS encoding polymer-forming cytoskeletal protein, whose amino-acid sequence MAFRRDPLDELVVPDGTEAKEVALETDGDVLVGARSTVEFGVRGRNVLAGESVEFGGDIEAEADCRLDMWCDVADNVLVGQDAYIGERVHIGGEMKVAGDLDIGDDVEIDEGFEANGWIVIRNPMPTIVFLFVYLKQLLLIGEEDAAQRLVSQLVDDEDEDEDAEPTPDPLIVPRNATVSDDAWRVSTPATIGDGCRLHGNIRAESIDVGEDCNVFGSLRAREDVSVGEGTRIHGDLTTRSGDVVVEPGARILGDVSCHDLELGPGAEVDGSIRADGEITMRTTERDLE is encoded by the coding sequence GTGGCGTTTCGCAGGGATCCGCTCGACGAACTCGTCGTCCCCGACGGGACCGAAGCCAAGGAAGTCGCCCTCGAGACCGACGGGGACGTGCTGGTCGGCGCCCGCTCGACCGTCGAGTTCGGCGTCCGCGGCCGGAACGTCCTCGCCGGCGAGAGCGTCGAGTTCGGCGGGGATATCGAGGCCGAGGCCGACTGCCGGCTCGACATGTGGTGTGACGTCGCCGACAACGTCTTGGTCGGCCAGGACGCCTACATCGGCGAGCGCGTTCACATCGGCGGCGAGATGAAAGTCGCCGGCGACCTCGATATCGGTGACGACGTCGAGATCGACGAGGGGTTCGAGGCCAACGGCTGGATCGTCATCCGGAACCCGATGCCGACGATCGTCTTTCTGTTCGTCTACCTCAAACAGCTCCTATTGATCGGCGAGGAGGACGCCGCCCAGCGGCTCGTCTCCCAGCTCGTCGACGACGAGGACGAAGACGAAGACGCGGAGCCGACTCCCGACCCGCTGATCGTCCCCCGCAACGCGACGGTGAGCGACGACGCCTGGCGGGTCTCGACGCCCGCGACGATCGGCGACGGCTGTCGGCTCCACGGTAACATCCGCGCCGAGTCGATCGACGTCGGCGAGGACTGCAACGTTTTCGGCAGCCTGCGGGCCCGCGAGGACGTCTCGGTCGGCGAGGGAACCCGCATCCACGGCGATCTGACGACCCGCAGCGGCGACGTCGTCGTCGAGCCCGGGGCGCGGATCCTGGGCGACGTCTCCTGTCACGACCTCGAGCTGGGTCCGGGCGCCGAGGTCGACGGCTCGATCCGGGCCGACGGGGAGATCACGATGCGGACGACCGAGCGCGATCTCGAGTAG
- a CDS encoding electron transfer flavoprotein subunit beta/FixA family protein, which produces MRSIVLTKGVPDFSEGAVSFDEDGHLERGKTPTVMNPNDAFALEAALQTRVRHGGHVSAMSMGPPGYGDVLQEAMESVYADDSYLLSDRELAASDTWATAITVSSGIEKYREEVADVDLVFAGFKTADGETGQTGPQTCWALDWPIVTHVIALDIDPDERRLRAKRLVEGDVDEIETVEAPLPCAVVTDPEFEPTYRKAAHRLTHKRLRSETEERAAEHDEHLTTWDHVDLNLDPDYIGLDGSPTIVSSVDPIPKAPSEREATMIDPADGAAMEPVLEELQPFAGGD; this is translated from the coding sequence GTGCGATCGATCGTACTGACGAAAGGGGTGCCGGACTTCTCGGAGGGGGCAGTCTCCTTCGACGAGGACGGCCACCTGGAACGGGGGAAGACGCCGACGGTAATGAACCCGAACGACGCGTTCGCGCTCGAGGCAGCGCTTCAGACGCGGGTGCGCCACGGGGGCCACGTTAGCGCGATGAGCATGGGACCGCCAGGATACGGCGACGTCCTGCAGGAGGCAATGGAGTCGGTGTACGCCGACGACAGCTACCTGCTGTCGGACCGGGAGCTCGCGGCCTCCGACACGTGGGCGACGGCGATCACCGTCAGCTCCGGGATCGAGAAATACCGCGAGGAGGTCGCCGACGTCGACCTCGTCTTCGCGGGCTTCAAGACCGCCGACGGGGAGACCGGCCAGACCGGTCCCCAGACCTGCTGGGCGCTCGACTGGCCGATCGTCACCCACGTCATCGCGCTCGATATCGATCCCGACGAGCGCCGACTGCGGGCGAAGCGACTCGTCGAGGGTGACGTCGACGAGATCGAAACCGTTGAGGCACCCCTTCCCTGCGCGGTCGTCACCGACCCGGAGTTCGAGCCGACCTACCGAAAGGCCGCCCACCGGCTGACTCACAAGCGCCTCCGATCCGAGACCGAAGAGCGGGCCGCCGAGCACGACGAGCACCTGACGACGTGGGATCACGTCGACCTGAACCTCGATCCCGACTACATCGGCCTCGACGGCTCGCCGACGATCGTTTCCTCGGTCGACCCGATCCCGAAGGCGCCCTCGGAGCGGGAGGCGACGATGATCGATCCCGCAGACGGGGCGGCGATGGAGCCCGTCCTCGAGGAGCTACAGCCGTTCGCGGGGGGTGACTGA
- a CDS encoding FAD-dependent monooxygenase codes for MSAGSEHEHYEAVVVGCGPGGAAAAARLAEHGVETLVLERGVEAGSKNVSGGLIYAEDSAPYTIDDLFDGFREKAAERPVTDYRIHNIAGDKVKTYDLTDLHEHDTDWCDAVLRRKMDSWLQRRVHEKTSETGGGVLTNVRVNGLLREEGEIVGVTCDELDPIEADLIVAADGVNSELAREAGLMDWEEPDEWFQGVKAVVDMDPEAVNHRFGIDDEEGVAHLFSGDLFEDVRGGGFLYTNAESLSIGTVFHLDSLVAQQAEPHELLDALLTHPVMAHWIGDGYDEREYAAKLVPDSKKVAHRDPYRDRLVLVGDAAGQMQAQGPIIKGMNHAVTAGALAADAFAITRGNADPEAAGRRYAKLLADSGTMAKLRPKQYELTRPVGERETVTNAVDRVLESPLGRVALGNPVADRVLERAYNSPFLVSMLPDTRTGYTTLPTVIGEARGKSIRWKNDAEPPSLEERIGDLTYDTDVGNPHIELRDESVEASGAAVYACPVSAEEFGGGCYRTERVKTNGDEETLVSLDTQPCVECGTCAIVADTEWEHPRGGKGVEFREG; via the coding sequence ATGAGCGCCGGAAGCGAGCACGAACACTACGAGGCGGTCGTCGTCGGCTGCGGTCCCGGCGGCGCGGCCGCCGCGGCCAGACTCGCGGAACACGGCGTCGAGACCCTCGTCTTAGAGCGGGGCGTCGAGGCGGGTTCGAAGAACGTCTCCGGCGGGCTGATCTACGCCGAGGACTCGGCCCCCTACACGATCGACGATCTCTTCGACGGCTTCCGCGAGAAGGCAGCCGAACGTCCCGTCACCGACTACCGGATCCACAACATCGCCGGTGACAAGGTCAAGACCTACGACCTGACCGACCTCCACGAGCACGACACCGACTGGTGTGACGCCGTGCTCCGCCGGAAGATGGACTCGTGGCTCCAGCGACGGGTTCACGAGAAGACCAGCGAGACGGGCGGTGGCGTGCTGACGAACGTGCGGGTGAACGGCCTCCTCCGAGAGGAGGGAGAGATCGTCGGCGTCACCTGCGACGAACTGGACCCGATCGAGGCCGACCTGATCGTCGCCGCCGACGGCGTCAACTCCGAGCTGGCCCGTGAGGCAGGGCTCATGGACTGGGAGGAACCCGACGAGTGGTTCCAGGGTGTCAAGGCGGTCGTCGATATGGATCCCGAGGCGGTCAACCATCGGTTCGGGATCGACGACGAGGAGGGTGTCGCCCACCTGTTCTCGGGCGACCTCTTCGAGGACGTCCGCGGCGGTGGCTTTCTGTACACCAACGCCGAGTCGCTGTCGATCGGGACCGTCTTCCACCTCGACAGCCTCGTCGCCCAGCAGGCCGAGCCCCACGAGCTGCTCGACGCCCTGCTGACCCATCCCGTGATGGCCCACTGGATCGGCGACGGCTACGACGAGCGGGAGTACGCCGCGAAGCTCGTCCCCGACTCGAAGAAGGTCGCCCACCGCGACCCCTACCGGGATCGCCTGGTGCTGGTCGGGGACGCTGCCGGCCAGATGCAGGCCCAGGGCCCGATCATCAAGGGGATGAACCACGCCGTCACCGCCGGGGCGCTGGCGGCCGACGCCTTCGCGATCACGCGGGGTAACGCCGACCCCGAGGCTGCGGGACGTCGCTATGCGAAACTGCTCGCGGACTCGGGGACGATGGCCAAGCTCCGCCCCAAACAGTACGAGCTCACCCGACCCGTCGGCGAGCGCGAGACGGTCACGAACGCGGTGGATCGCGTCCTCGAGTCCCCGCTCGGTCGCGTCGCGCTCGGGAACCCGGTGGCCGACCGCGTCCTCGAGCGGGCGTACAACTCGCCGTTCCTGGTGTCGATGCTGCCCGACACCCGCACCGGGTACACGACGCTGCCGACGGTGATCGGCGAGGCTCGCGGGAAGAGCATCCGCTGGAAGAACGACGCCGAGCCGCCGAGCCTCGAGGAGCGGATCGGCGACCTCACCTACGACACCGACGTCGGGAACCCCCACATCGAACTGCGCGACGAATCGGTCGAGGCCAGCGGAGCCGCGGTCTACGCCTGTCCCGTCAGCGCCGAGGAGTTCGGCGGGGGCTGTTACCGCACGGAACGGGTGAAGACGAACGGCGACGAGGAGACCCTCGTCAGCCTCGACACCCAGCCCTGCGTGGAGTGTGGCACCTGCGCGATCGTCGCCGACACCGAGTGGGAA
- a CDS encoding 4Fe-4S ferredoxin N-terminal domain-containing protein, which yields MSSDEDGLGSDPFHPLGDAAEEDFRAMLEDTEYDADLGMAMAEDAMRVTKGELSEAEFHGKYHEDVLEEFGEDRRPTKEAYENAREEAKGTLSGMLERFGGDGEDSRRETMKKMGAGAAAVGFGAWASTDDGGEPLAAQDDDEEAGAPGADEEEGTQWGMTLDLETCDGCLSCVVACNQEHNWNEGANWMYIIAYEDGIVESPDADDFEGTRDFNYLIRPCQHCTDAPCEKVCPTTARHTRDEGGLVLTDYDVCIGCRYCQVACPYGVNYFQWGEPETDAPSDELDEDMMYDQRDRWVSGRGPRGVMEKCVFDPPRQDGQMGEEMVGTTACEDACPPGAIQFGDMNDPESDPQQYADNVALARAIEHDPDEEELQDAIAILEGEEEPADEDDDDGLTEEEAERLLQGEYGTADSTFRLLEEYNTQPNVLYIGNEPGPDAEQVPGPVAYDDVGQVDNRKDVLDEGTVGDTDLSL from the coding sequence ATGAGCTCCGACGAGGACGGCCTCGGGAGCGATCCGTTCCACCCCCTCGGGGACGCCGCCGAGGAGGACTTCCGGGCCATGCTCGAGGACACCGAGTACGACGCGGATCTCGGGATGGCGATGGCCGAGGACGCCATGCGGGTCACGAAAGGTGAGCTCTCGGAGGCCGAGTTCCACGGGAAGTATCACGAGGACGTCCTCGAGGAGTTCGGCGAGGACCGGCGGCCGACGAAGGAGGCCTACGAGAACGCCAGGGAGGAGGCGAAGGGGACGCTTTCAGGAATGCTCGAGCGCTTCGGCGGCGACGGCGAGGACTCCCGTCGCGAGACGATGAAGAAGATGGGGGCCGGCGCCGCGGCCGTCGGGTTCGGCGCCTGGGCGAGCACCGACGACGGCGGGGAGCCACTCGCCGCTCAGGATGACGACGAGGAGGCGGGTGCACCGGGCGCCGACGAGGAGGAAGGGACCCAGTGGGGGATGACCCTCGATCTCGAGACCTGCGACGGCTGTCTCTCCTGTGTGGTCGCGTGCAACCAGGAGCACAACTGGAACGAGGGGGCCAACTGGATGTATATCATCGCCTACGAGGACGGAATCGTCGAGTCGCCCGACGCCGACGACTTCGAGGGGACGCGGGATTTCAACTACCTGATCCGGCCCTGCCAGCACTGTACCGACGCGCCCTGCGAGAAGGTGTGTCCGACGACGGCCCGACACACCCGCGACGAGGGCGGGCTCGTACTCACTGACTACGACGTCTGTATCGGCTGTCGGTACTGCCAGGTCGCCTGCCCCTACGGTGTCAACTACTTCCAGTGGGGCGAGCCCGAGACCGACGCACCCTCCGACGAACTCGACGAGGACATGATGTACGACCAGCGCGATCGCTGGGTCAGCGGCCGGGGGCCGCGCGGGGTCATGGAGAAATGCGTCTTCGATCCCCCTCGTCAGGACGGCCAGATGGGCGAGGAGATGGTCGGCACCACCGCCTGCGAGGACGCCTGCCCGCCGGGGGCGATCCAGTTCGGCGACATGAACGATCCCGAGAGCGATCCCCAGCAGTACGCCGACAACGTCGCGCTCGCCCGCGCTATCGAGCACGACCCGGACGAAGAGGAGCTCCAGGACGCCATCGCGATCCTGGAGGGCGAGGAGGAGCCCGCCGACGAGGACGACGACGACGGCCTGACCGAAGAGGAAGCCGAGCGACTCCTGCAGGGGGAGTACGGCACCGCCGACTCGACGTTCAGGCTGCTCGAGGAGTACAACACCCAGCCGAACGTTCTCTACATCGGCAACGAGCCGGGGCCGGACGCCGAGCAGGTTCCCGGACCGGTCGCCTACGACGACGTCGGTCAGGTCGACAATCGCAAGGACGTCCTCGACGAGGGGACGGTCGGTGACACCGACCTCTCGCTGTGA
- a CDS encoding DUF7097 family protein translates to MEKTPRGTSVGVDDPYAFAGVCDHCTDDGRCRYAFERPDADPSFARERAAEKYACPVHDPDREETPADCPHFRSRNRDRECVRCGLEERRLAHDDERPLLEEHHLSYADETDSASEDGDADAGTDELSHEITVYLCRWCHSKVHSSWARIDDDASPDPEAIAELEGRRSRERAELGFESAATRYGDDG, encoded by the coding sequence ATGGAGAAAACGCCGCGAGGAACGTCCGTCGGCGTCGACGACCCCTACGCGTTCGCCGGCGTCTGTGACCACTGCACGGACGACGGGCGGTGTCGGTACGCCTTCGAGCGTCCCGACGCCGATCCCTCGTTCGCCCGCGAACGGGCCGCCGAGAAGTACGCCTGTCCCGTCCACGACCCCGATCGTGAGGAGACACCGGCCGACTGTCCCCACTTCCGGTCGCGAAACCGCGACCGGGAGTGTGTCCGCTGTGGCCTCGAGGAGAGGCGACTCGCCCACGACGACGAGCGCCCGCTGCTCGAGGAGCACCACCTCTCGTACGCCGACGAGACCGACTCGGCAAGCGAGGACGGCGACGCCGACGCGGGGACCGACGAGCTCTCCCACGAGATCACGGTCTATCTCTGTCGGTGGTGTCACTCGAAGGTCCACTCCTCGTGGGCGCGGATCGACGACGACGCCAGCCCGGATCCGGAGGCGATCGCCGAACTCGAGGGCCGACGGAGTCGCGAGCGGGCGGAGCTGGGGTTCGAATCCGCGGCAACCCGCTACGGAGACGACGGGTAG
- a CDS encoding DUF192 domain-containing protein, with protein MRLRHHPQTGAARQLAATVETADSALAQLRGLMFRRSLPDGYALAFRFGSVRSRDVHMLFVFVPLDVIWVVDGVVERVERLRPWRGIARSEADLLLELPAGAADGVESGDELVLEPT; from the coding sequence GTGCGACTGCGCCATCATCCGCAAACCGGCGCCGCCCGCCAGCTGGCCGCGACCGTTGAGACGGCCGACTCCGCGCTCGCTCAGCTCCGCGGACTCATGTTCCGCCGTTCGCTACCCGACGGATACGCGCTGGCGTTCCGGTTTGGGTCGGTGCGGTCCCGCGACGTGCACATGCTGTTCGTCTTCGTCCCGCTCGACGTGATCTGGGTCGTCGACGGCGTCGTCGAGCGCGTCGAACGGCTCCGGCCCTGGCGGGGGATCGCCCGCAGCGAGGCCGACCTGCTGCTCGAGCTGCCCGCCGGAGCGGCCGACGGCGTCGAGTCCGGCGACGAGCTGGTCCTCGAGCCGACGTGA
- a CDS encoding AAA family ATPase produces MDVTQASRECSTVLEEIGNAVVCDRDFLEDVLVGVVGRGHVLLEDVPGTGKTLTARSVATALGLSFSRIQFTPDLLPADVTGTHVFDERERRFEFAEGPIFANIVLADEINRAPPKTQAALLEAMEEGQVTVDGETRQLPAPFFVIATQNPVEQEGTFPLPEAQVDRFLIKTSMGYPDAEGEVELLRRRASREAGSPTVETVLEPERVDQLRAVPEAVRVEPDLLEYVATVARETRTDGRVEVGVSPRGTQRLFEAARAYAALVGREYVTPDDIKRVAEPVLAHRLVLTPDATVNRVEKGAVVADVLESVPVPTVD; encoded by the coding sequence ATGGACGTCACCCAGGCAAGCCGCGAGTGTTCGACCGTCCTCGAGGAGATCGGCAACGCCGTCGTCTGCGATCGCGACTTCCTTGAGGACGTCCTCGTCGGCGTCGTCGGACGGGGTCACGTCCTCCTCGAGGACGTTCCCGGCACCGGCAAGACGCTGACGGCCCGCAGCGTCGCGACGGCGCTCGGGCTCTCCTTCTCCCGGATCCAGTTCACGCCCGACCTCCTGCCCGCGGACGTCACCGGCACCCACGTCTTCGACGAGCGCGAGCGACGCTTCGAGTTCGCCGAGGGGCCGATCTTCGCCAACATCGTGCTGGCCGACGAGATCAACCGCGCGCCGCCGAAAACCCAGGCCGCCTTGCTCGAGGCCATGGAGGAGGGTCAGGTCACTGTCGACGGCGAGACCCGCCAGCTGCCCGCCCCCTTCTTCGTCATCGCGACCCAGAACCCCGTCGAGCAGGAGGGCACCTTCCCGCTCCCCGAGGCACAGGTCGATCGGTTCCTGATCAAGACGTCGATGGGGTACCCCGACGCCGAGGGTGAGGTGGAACTGCTGCGACGGCGCGCGAGCCGGGAGGCGGGGAGCCCGACCGTGGAGACGGTCCTCGAACCGGAGCGGGTCGACCAACTCCGGGCGGTTCCCGAGGCGGTCCGGGTCGAGCCGGACCTGCTCGAGTACGTCGCGACCGTCGCTCGCGAGACCCGCACCGACGGCCGCGTCGAGGTCGGCGTCTCCCCGCGTGGCACCCAGCGGCTGTTCGAGGCCGCCCGCGCGTACGCGGCGCTGGTCGGTCGGGAGTACGTCACGCCCGACGACATCAAGCGGGTCGCAGAGCCCGTCCTCGCTCATCGGCTCGTTCTGACTCCCGACGCGACGGTCAACCGGGTCGAAAAGGGCGCAGTCGTCGCGGACGTCCTCGAGAGCGTTCCGGTGCCGACGGTCGACTGA
- the hpt gene encoding hypoxanthine/guanine phosphoribosyltransferase — MDPTLEPLARSLRAAPVVDRDGYDYFVHGVTDGVPLVEPDVLEAVVDGFRERIDFEDVDVLVAPEAMGIHHATALSTATGVPFVVVRKRSYGFPDEVAIHQETGYGESELFLNGVEAGDRVILVDDVLSTGGTIEAVCTALEDVGTELVDVAVVLRRIDRDREGFDRSVTALFDVRVVDGRLEIVE, encoded by the coding sequence ATGGACCCTACGCTGGAGCCGCTCGCACGGTCGCTCCGCGCGGCGCCCGTCGTCGACCGCGACGGCTACGACTACTTCGTCCACGGCGTCACCGACGGCGTTCCGCTCGTCGAACCCGACGTCCTCGAGGCCGTCGTCGACGGTTTCCGGGAACGGATCGACTTCGAGGACGTCGACGTCCTCGTCGCGCCCGAGGCGATGGGGATCCACCACGCCACGGCGCTCTCGACGGCGACCGGTGTCCCGTTCGTCGTCGTCCGCAAGCGCTCCTACGGCTTCCCGGACGAGGTCGCGATCCACCAGGAGACCGGCTACGGCGAGAGCGAGCTCTTCCTGAACGGGGTCGAGGCCGGCGATCGGGTCATCCTCGTCGACGACGTCCTCTCGACGGGAGGCACGATCGAGGCCGTCTGTACGGCTCTCGAAGACGTCGGCACGGAGCTCGTCGACGTCGCGGTCGTCCTCCGACGGATCGACCGCGATCGCGAAGGGTTCGATAGATCGGTGACGGCGCTGTTCGACGTCCGGGTCGTCGACGGCAGACTCGAGATCGTCGAGTAG
- a CDS encoding electron transfer flavoprotein subunit alpha/FixB family protein, whose amino-acid sequence MALDPDEYTAEELGEELDTLEDVDELQAVLEAEQASKDRKTAREAIHRRLEELGETGGDGVEEGTETEGEYEETKEDVGDEAEGEEVDEVDEDADDGEGDEEDEDDELSHPTRDKKHVRALDGGEYADMWVFCETQQGELLEVSREMLGKARELMDQFEEDYGSEERVVAFLMGEDCEDLAEESIAYGADVAVYHDDQRLERFLHKPYTEIAAHMARGQGTIESTDWREYDEPRYILFPATNNGRDLSAKVQAELDSGLASDCSDLYIEENEVSNPVKTGEPGVKKTFEKVLHMKRPDFSGFEYSTILCLDNPSRDFHPQGASIIPGSFEPMDPDDDREGLVIEHDMELEDDWFRVEITEHDRLEAGIDLTGHDVIVCLGRGIADDPTRGMELGLDLVDAFEDAELGITRGIVTSAYQFEGHVEEYSKEERQIGETGQVVAPDVYIAAGVSGAVQHKVGMDESDTIVAINTDPDARIRDFSDYFVEGDLFEVLPRLTEAVESGETRLEAVADGSGGEDR is encoded by the coding sequence ATGGCACTCGATCCCGACGAGTACACGGCCGAGGAACTGGGCGAAGAGCTCGACACCCTCGAGGACGTCGACGAACTGCAGGCGGTACTGGAAGCCGAACAGGCGAGCAAGGACCGCAAGACCGCCCGCGAGGCGATCCACCGTCGCCTCGAGGAGCTCGGCGAGACGGGCGGCGACGGCGTCGAGGAGGGAACCGAGACGGAAGGCGAGTACGAGGAGACCAAAGAGGACGTCGGCGACGAGGCGGAAGGCGAAGAGGTAGACGAGGTCGACGAGGACGCGGACGACGGCGAGGGTGACGAGGAGGACGAAGACGACGAGCTCTCTCACCCGACGCGGGACAAGAAACACGTCCGGGCGCTCGACGGCGGCGAGTACGCCGACATGTGGGTGTTCTGCGAGACCCAGCAGGGAGAGCTGCTCGAAGTCTCGCGGGAGATGCTGGGGAAGGCCCGGGAGCTGATGGACCAGTTCGAGGAAGACTATGGAAGCGAGGAGCGCGTTGTCGCCTTCCTGATGGGCGAGGACTGCGAGGATCTGGCCGAGGAGTCGATCGCCTACGGCGCCGACGTCGCGGTCTACCACGACGACCAGCGGCTGGAACGGTTCCTGCACAAGCCCTACACCGAGATCGCGGCCCACATGGCCCGCGGACAGGGGACGATCGAGAGCACGGACTGGCGCGAGTACGACGAGCCCCGCTATATCCTGTTCCCGGCGACGAACAACGGACGGGACCTCTCGGCGAAGGTCCAGGCCGAACTCGACTCCGGACTCGCCTCGGACTGTTCGGACCTCTACATCGAGGAGAACGAGGTGTCGAACCCGGTCAAGACCGGTGAACCGGGCGTCAAGAAGACCTTCGAGAAGGTCCTGCACATGAAGCGCCCGGACTTCTCGGGGTTCGAGTACTCGACGATCCTCTGTCTGGACAATCCGAGCCGGGACTTCCACCCGCAGGGTGCATCGATCATTCCCGGCAGTTTCGAGCCGATGGATCCCGACGACGACCGGGAGGGGCTCGTGATCGAACACGACATGGAGCTCGAGGACGACTGGTTCCGCGTCGAGATCACCGAGCACGACCGGCTCGAGGCCGGGATCGACCTTACCGGACACGACGTGATCGTCTGTCTGGGTCGGGGGATCGCCGACGACCCTACCCGCGGGATGGAGCTGGGACTCGACCTCGTCGACGCCTTCGAGGACGCCGAACTCGGTATCACGCGGGGGATCGTCACCTCGGCCTACCAGTTCGAGGGCCACGTCGAGGAGTACTCGAAGGAGGAACGCCAGATCGGCGAGACGGGACAGGTCGTCGCGCCCGACGTCTACATCGCCGCGGGCGTCTCCGGAGCGGTCCAGCACAAGGTCGGAATGGACGAGTCGGACACGATCGTCGCGATCAACACCGACCCCGACGCCAGGATCCGGGATTTCAGCGACTACTTCGTCGAGGGCGACCTGTTCGAGGTGCTGCCCCGGCTGACCGAGGCCGTCGAATCCGGCGAAACCCGACTCGAGGCCGTCGCCGACGGGAGCGGGGGTGAGGACCGATGA
- a CDS encoding DUF5800 family protein has protein sequence MTTLAFDDEGVDVVYEGTEFRLERELIEEATEKSYYDVTDHEVLKIVAEQPNLQGEPRRVGDILPKN, from the coding sequence ATGACGACGCTTGCGTTCGACGACGAGGGTGTCGACGTCGTGTACGAAGGCACCGAGTTTCGCCTCGAACGGGAACTCATCGAGGAAGCCACCGAGAAGTCCTACTACGACGTGACCGACCACGAAGTGCTGAAGATCGTCGCCGAGCAGCCGAACCTGCAGGGCGAACCCCGCCGCGTCGGCGACATCCTCCCGAAGAACTGA